In Methanothermococcus thermolithotrophicus DSM 2095, one DNA window encodes the following:
- a CDS encoding TIGR02253 family HAD-type hydrolase, whose product MIKGVLFDLDDTLYDSSSFADRARREAIKMMIDAGLESTEEEAYNILQKIIKEKGSNYGKHFDDLVNAVMGYHDPKIITMGIISYHNVKFALLRPYPDTIETLMKLKALNLKLGIITDGITLKQWEKLIRLGIYHYFDEVITSEEYGLGKPNIEFFQYGLKKIGLKPEEVVYIGDRVDKDIKPAQKVGMSTIRILKGKYKNLDNDTECPTVNKLSEIVDIIKNLGLEKK is encoded by the coding sequence ATGATTAAAGGAGTGTTATTTGATCTGGACGACACTCTATACGATTCTTCAAGTTTTGCTGATCGGGCTAGAAGAGAAGCCATAAAAATGATGATAGACGCTGGATTGGAATCCACAGAAGAAGAAGCCTACAACATACTTCAAAAAATCATTAAAGAAAAAGGTTCCAACTATGGAAAGCATTTTGACGATCTAGTAAATGCAGTTATGGGTTATCATGATCCTAAAATAATTACGATGGGAATTATATCTTACCACAACGTTAAATTTGCTCTTCTAAGGCCATATCCTGATACCATAGAAACTTTGATGAAATTAAAAGCATTGAATCTAAAATTAGGTATTATAACCGATGGAATAACATTAAAACAGTGGGAAAAATTGATAAGACTCGGAATATACCATTATTTTGATGAAGTAATAACTTCAGAGGAGTATGGACTTGGAAAACCAAATATCGAATTTTTCCAGTATGGATTGAAGAAAATAGGTTTAAAACCTGAAGAGGTAGTATATATTGGAGATCGTGTGGATAAGGATATAAAACCTGCTCAAAAGGTTGGAATGTCTACAATCAGAATTTTGAAAGGAAAATATAAAAATTTAGATAATGACACCGAATGCCCAACAGTAAACAAGCTTTCAGAAATCGTGGACATTATAAAAAATTTAGGACTTGAGAAGAAGTAA
- the cobS gene encoding adenosylcobinamide-GDP ribazoletransferase, translating into MIDEIKGLVAFMTRIPVGHFRSNFEDMARYFMILPLIGTLVGIFGALVAFVFNYFNFEASNVVGVVVMFALLYMQGFHHVDGLGDFGDAWMVMGNTRKKLEVMKDVYMGTGGLIFVFLIELISIFSIAYFYENLSFILFAKYIIIGETCSRLGLLSSACCGIPSKEGTGRHFVKNTKEFHLFIGYVLTLAVSVLMGVPKIGALCSTLAVFFGMFIAWNSNKSFKCVTGDILGATNEITRAIVLIAAIAFPLIY; encoded by the coding sequence ATGATAGATGAAATAAAAGGTTTAGTGGCATTTATGACCAGAATCCCTGTAGGGCATTTTAGAAGTAATTTTGAGGATATGGCAAGATATTTCATGATACTACCTTTGATAGGTACCCTTGTTGGAATTTTTGGAGCTCTTGTAGCTTTTGTGTTTAACTACTTTAACTTTGAGGCATCCAACGTTGTTGGAGTAGTTGTAATGTTTGCACTGTTGTATATGCAAGGGTTCCACCATGTGGATGGTCTAGGGGATTTTGGAGATGCATGGATGGTAATGGGAAACACCAGGAAAAAACTTGAAGTCATGAAGGATGTTTATATGGGGACCGGTGGCTTAATTTTTGTTTTTTTAATTGAACTAATATCTATATTTTCAATAGCTTATTTTTATGAAAATCTAAGTTTTATCCTGTTTGCGAAGTACATAATAATAGGGGAAACCTGCTCAAGATTGGGTTTACTTTCATCTGCCTGCTGTGGCATACCTTCAAAAGAAGGAACTGGAAGACATTTCGTTAAAAATACAAAAGAGTTTCATTTATTTATTGGATATGTCCTTACTTTGGCAGTATCTGTATTGATGGGCGTGCCAAAAATAGGAGCTCTCTGTTCTACTTTGGCAGTATTCTTTGGTATGTTCATAGCTTGGAATTCAAATAAAAGCTTTAAGTGTGTTACCGGAGATATTTTAGGGGCCACTAACGAAATAACAAGAGCAATAGTTTTAATAGCCGCTATAGCGTTTCCACTAATATATTAA
- a CDS encoding coenzyme F420-0:L-glutamate ligase — protein sequence MEVIGLEIPIITGNENLDLAELISEYPIEDGDIIVIAETIISKLEKNLVKKDEIVPSKEAIEIAEKLNKDPEVVQIILDETNEVVKMGPNFIVTETKHGFVCANSGVDESNSLDYIKPLPKNPDKSADELRKKIEKLTGKKVGVIINDSMGRPFRKGSVGVAIGVSGVCALWDRKGEKDLFGRELKTTEVGIADELASAASVVMGQSNEGIPLVIIRNAPVPYVDGKGKDLIRKKEEDVFR from the coding sequence ATGGAAGTCATTGGATTGGAGATACCGATAATAACAGGGAATGAAAACTTAGACTTAGCTGAATTAATTTCAGAATACCCAATCGAAGACGGGGATATAATAGTAATTGCAGAAACCATAATTTCAAAGCTTGAAAAAAACCTGGTAAAAAAGGATGAAATAGTCCCATCCAAAGAAGCTATTGAAATAGCTGAAAAATTAAATAAAGATCCAGAAGTTGTTCAGATTATACTTGATGAAACCAATGAAGTTGTGAAAATGGGGCCCAACTTCATAGTTACAGAAACTAAACATGGTTTTGTGTGTGCAAACAGTGGTGTTGATGAAAGTAACTCTTTAGATTACATAAAACCATTACCAAAGAATCCTGATAAAAGTGCGGATGAACTAAGAAAAAAGATAGAAAAACTTACTGGCAAGAAGGTAGGGGTTATTATAAACGACAGTATGGGAAGACCATTTAGAAAAGGGTCTGTTGGTGTGGCCATAGGTGTTAGTGGAGTTTGTGCGTTGTGGGATAGAAAGGGAGAGAAGGATTTGTTTGGCAGAGAGTTAAAAACTACAGAAGTTGGAATTGCAGATGAACTTGCATCGGCAGCGTCAGTTGTAATGGGTCAATCAAACGAAGGAATACCTTTAGTAATAATAAGAAACGCTCCTGTTCCTTATGTGGATGGAAAAGGCAAGGATTTAATCAGAAAAAAAGAAGAAGACGTTTTCAGATAA